In Lates calcarifer isolate ASB-BC8 linkage group LG15, TLL_Latcal_v3, whole genome shotgun sequence, one genomic interval encodes:
- the LOC108889124 gene encoding uncharacterized protein LOC108889124 isoform X6, translated as MRTPAVAFALLIVLGQTTCSFGTNIARGGQVTQSSLYGNAVPERAIDGNHASIWSAGSCTHTQNDHKPWWRLDLLKMYKINTVTITNRKDCCHQRLNGAEIRIGNSLNDNGNANPRCAVISSIGAGTSETFVCNGMEGRYINIVIPGRKEYLTLCEVEVTGQPSGTNIANIARGGQVTQSSLYGNAVPERAIDGNHASMWSAGSCTHTQNDHKPWWRLDLLEIYKINTVTITNRKDCCHQRLDGAEIRIGNSLNDNGNANPRCAVISSIGAGTSETFVCNGMEGRYINIVIPGRKEYLTLCEVEVTGQPSGTKIANIARGGQVTQSSLYGNAVPERAIDGNHASMWSAGSCTHTQNDHKPWWRLDLLEIYKINTVTITNRKDCCHQRLDGAEIRIGNSLNDNGNANPRCAVISSIGAGTSETFVCNGMEGRYINIVIPGRKEYLTLCEVEVTGQPSGTNIANIARGGQVTQSSLYGNAVPERAIDGNHASMWSAGSCTHTQNDHKPWWRLDLLEIYKINTVTITNRKDCCHQRLDGAEIRIGNFLNDNGNANPRCAVISSIAAGTSETFVCNGMEGRYINIVIPGRKEYLTLCEVEVTGQPSGTKIANIARGGQVTQSSLYGNAVPERAIDGNHASMWSAGSCTHTQNDHKPWWRLDLLKMYKINTVTITNRKDCCHQRLDGAEIHIGNSLNDNGNANPRCAVISSIGAGTSETFVCNGMEGRYINIVIPGRKEYLTLCEVEVSGTESDDLPEYSCN; from the exons ATGAGGACTCCAGCTGTGGCCTTTGCCTTGTTGATTGTTCTAGGACAGACAACTTGCTCTTTTG GTACGAATATTGCTCGAGGTGGACAAGTGACTCAGTCCTCACTGTATGGGAATGCTGTCCCTGAAAGGGCCATTGATGGAAATCATGCCAGCATATGGTCAGCAGGATCCTGTACCCACACCCAAAATGATCACAAACCATGGTGGAGACTGGACCTTCTTAAGATGTATAAGATCAACACTGTCACCATCACCAACAGAAAAGACTGTTGCCACCAAAGGCTTAATGGAGCTGAGATCCGCATTGGAAATTCTCTCAATGACAATGGCAATGCTAATCCCAG aTGTGCTGTGATTTCCTCAATCGGAGCTGGGACCTCCGAAACCTTTGTGTGTAATGGAATGGAAGGCCGTTATATAAACATTGTGATTCCTGGAAGAAAAGAATACCTCACACTGTGTGAGGTGGAAGTTACTGGTCAGCCTTCAG GTACTAATATTGCCAATATTGCTCGAGGTGGACAAGTGACTCAGTCCTCACTGTATGGGAATGCTGTCCCCGAAAGGGCCATTGATGGAAATCATGCCAGCATGTGGTCAGCGGGATCCTGTACCCACACCCAAAATGATCACAAACCATGGTGGAGACTGGACCTTCTTGAGATATATAAGATCAACACTGTCACCATCACCAACAGAAAAGACTGTTGCCACCAAAGGCTTGATGGAGCTGAGATCCGCATTGGAAATTCTCTCAATGACAATGGCAATGCTAATCCAAG aTGTGCTGTGATTTCCTCAATCGGAGCTGGGACCTCTGAAACCTTTGTGTGTAATGGAATGGAAGGCCGTTATATAAACATTGTGATTCCTGGAAGAAAAGAATACCTGACATTGTGTGAGGTGGAAGTTACTGGTCAGCCTTCAG GTACTAAAATTGCCAATATTGCTCGAGGTGGACAAGTGACTCAGTCCTCACTGTATGGGAATGCTGTCCCTGAAAGGGCCATTGATGGAAATCATGCCAGCATGTGGTCAGCGGGATCCTGTACCCACACCCAAAATGATCACAAACCATGGTGGAGACTGGACCTTCTTGAGATATATAAGATCAACACTGTCACCATCACCAACAGAAAAGACTGTTGCCACCAAAGGCTTGATGGAGCTGAGATCCGCATTGGAAATTCTCTCAATGACAATGGCAATGCTAATCCCAG aTGTGCTGTGATTTCCTCAATCGGAGCTGGGACCTCCGAAACCTTTGTGTGTAATGGAATGGAAGGCCGTTATATAAACATTGTGATTCCTGGAAGAAAAGAATACCTCACACTGTGTGAGGTGGAAGTTACTGGTCAGCCTTCAG GTACTAATATTGCCAATATTGCTCGAGGTGGACAAGTGACTCAGTCCTCACTGTATGGGAATGCTGTCCCCGAAAGGGCCATTGATGGAAATCATGCCAGCATGTGGTCAGCGGGATCCTGTACCCACACCCAAAATGATCACAAACCATGGTGGAGACTGGACCTTCTTGAGATATATAAGATAAACACTGTCACCATCACCAACAGAAAAGACTGTTGCCACCAAAGGCTTGATGGAGCTGAGATCCGCATTGGAAATTTTCTCAATGACAATGGCAATGCTAATCCAAG aTGTGCTGTGATTTCCTCAATCGCAGCTGGGACCTCCGAAACCTTTGTGTGTAATGGAATGGAAGGCCGTTATATAAACATTGTGATTCCTGGAAGAAAAGAATACCTGACACTGTGTGAGGTGGAAGTTACTGGTCAGCCTTCAG GTACTAAAATTGCCAATATTGCTCGAGGTGGACAAGTGACTCAGTCCTCACTGTATGGGAATGCTGTCCCTGAAAGGGCCATTGATGGAAATCATGCCAGCATGTGGTCAGCGGGATCCTGTACCCACACCCAAAATGATCACAAACCATGGTGGAGACTGGACCTTCTTAAGATGTATAAGATCAACACTGTCACCATCACCAACAGAAAAGACTGTTGCCACCAAAGGCTTGATGGAGCTGAGATCCACATTGGAAATTCTCTCAATGACAATGGCAATGCTAATCCCAG aTGTGCTGTGATTTCCTCAATCGGAGCTGGGACCTCCGAAACCTTTGTGTGTAATGGAATGGAAGGCCGTTATATAAACATTGTGATTCCTGGAAGAAAAGAATACCTCACACTGTGTGAGGTAGAGGTGTCTGGAACAGAATCAGATGATCTCCCTGAATATAGCTGCAATTGA
- the LOC108889124 gene encoding uncharacterized protein LOC108889124 isoform X4, with protein sequence MRTPAVAFALLIVLGQTTCSFGTNIARGGQVTQSSLYGNAVPERAIDGNHASIWSAGSCTHTQNDHKPWWRLDLLKMYKINTVTITNRKDCCHQRLNGAEIRIGNSLNDNGNANPRCAVISSIGAGTSETFVCNGMEGRYINIVIPGRKEYLTLCEVEVTGQPSGTNIANIARGGQVTQSSLYGNAVPERAIDGNHASMWSAGSCTHTQNDHKPWWRLDLLEIYKINTVTITNRKDCCHQRLDGAEIRIGNSLNDNGNANPRCAVISSIGAGTSETFVCNGMEGRYINIVIPGRKEYLTLCEVEVTGQPSGTKIANIARGGQVTQSSLYGNAVPERAIDGNHASMWSAGSCTHTQNDHKPWWRLDLLEIYKINTVTITNRKDCCHQRLDGAEIRIGNSLNDNGNANPRCAVISSIGAGTSETFVCNGMEGRYINIVIPGRKEYLTLCEVEVTGQPSGTNIANIARGGQVTQSSLYGNAVPERAIDGNHASMWSAGSCTHTQNDHKPWWRLDLLEIYKINTVTITNRKDCCHQRLDGAEIRIGNFLNDNGNANPRCAVISSIAAGTSETFVCNGMEGRYINIVIPGRKEYLTLCEVEVTGQPSGTKIANIARGGQVTQSSLYGNAVPERAIDGNHASMWSAGSCTHTQNDHKPWWRLDLLKMYKINTVTITNRKDCCHQRLDGAEIHIGNSLNDNGNANPRCAVISSIGAGTSETFVCNGMEGRYINIVIPGRKEYLTLCEVEVSGTESDDLPEYSCN encoded by the exons ATGAGGACTCCAGCTGTGGCCTTTGCCTTGTTGATTGTTCTAGGACAGACAACTTGCTCTTTTG GTACGAATATTGCTCGAGGTGGACAAGTGACTCAGTCCTCACTGTATGGGAATGCTGTCCCTGAAAGGGCCATTGATGGAAATCATGCCAGCATATGGTCAGCAGGATCCTGTACCCACACCCAAAATGATCACAAACCATGGTGGAGACTGGACCTTCTTAAGATGTATAAGATCAACACTGTCACCATCACCAACAGAAAAGACTGTTGCCACCAAAGGCTTAATGGAGCTGAGATCCGCATTGGAAATTCTCTCAATGACAATGGCAATGCTAATCCCAG aTGTGCTGTGATTTCCTCAATCGGAGCTGGGACCTCCGAAACCTTTGTGTGTAATGGAATGGAAGGCCGTTATATAAACATTGTGATTCCTGGAAGAAAAGAATACCTCACACTGTGTGAGGTGGAAGTTACTGGTCAGCCTTCAG GTACTAATATTGCCAATATTGCTCGAG GTGGACAAGTGACTCAGTCCTCACTGTATGGGAATGCTGTCCCTGAAAGGGCCATTGATGGAAATCATGCCAGCATGTGGTCAGCGGGATCCTGTACCCACACCCAAAATGATCACAAACCATGGTGGAGACTGGACCTTCTTGAGATATATAAGATCAACACTGTCACCATCACCAACAGAAAAGACTGTTGCCACCAAAGGCTTGATGGAGCTGAGATCCGCATTGGAAATTCTCTCAATGACAATGGCAATGCTAATCCCAG aTGTGCTGTGATTTCCTCAATCGGAGCTGGGACCTCCGAAACCTTTGTGTGTAATGGAATGGAAGGCCGTTATATAAACATTGTGATTCCTGGAAGAAAAGAATACCTGACACTGTGTGAGGTGGAAGTTACTGGTCAGCCTTCAG GTACTAAAATTGCCAATATTGCTCGAGGTGGACAAGTGACTCAGTCCTCACTGTATGGGAATGCTGTCCCTGAAAGGGCCATTGATGGAAATCATGCCAGCATGTGGTCAGCGGGATCCTGTACCCACACCCAAAATGATCACAAACCATGGTGGAGACTGGACCTTCTTGAGATATATAAGATCAACACTGTCACCATCACCAACAGAAAAGACTGTTGCCACCAAAGGCTTGATGGAGCTGAGATCCGCATTGGAAATTCTCTCAATGACAATGGCAATGCTAATCCCAG aTGTGCTGTGATTTCCTCAATCGGAGCTGGGACCTCCGAAACCTTTGTGTGTAATGGAATGGAAGGCCGTTATATAAACATTGTGATTCCTGGAAGAAAAGAATACCTCACACTGTGTGAGGTGGAAGTTACTGGTCAGCCTTCAG GTACTAATATTGCCAATATTGCTCGAGGTGGACAAGTGACTCAGTCCTCACTGTATGGGAATGCTGTCCCCGAAAGGGCCATTGATGGAAATCATGCCAGCATGTGGTCAGCGGGATCCTGTACCCACACCCAAAATGATCACAAACCATGGTGGAGACTGGACCTTCTTGAGATATATAAGATAAACACTGTCACCATCACCAACAGAAAAGACTGTTGCCACCAAAGGCTTGATGGAGCTGAGATCCGCATTGGAAATTTTCTCAATGACAATGGCAATGCTAATCCAAG aTGTGCTGTGATTTCCTCAATCGCAGCTGGGACCTCCGAAACCTTTGTGTGTAATGGAATGGAAGGCCGTTATATAAACATTGTGATTCCTGGAAGAAAAGAATACCTGACACTGTGTGAGGTGGAAGTTACTGGTCAGCCTTCAG GTACTAAAATTGCCAATATTGCTCGAGGTGGACAAGTGACTCAGTCCTCACTGTATGGGAATGCTGTCCCTGAAAGGGCCATTGATGGAAATCATGCCAGCATGTGGTCAGCGGGATCCTGTACCCACACCCAAAATGATCACAAACCATGGTGGAGACTGGACCTTCTTAAGATGTATAAGATCAACACTGTCACCATCACCAACAGAAAAGACTGTTGCCACCAAAGGCTTGATGGAGCTGAGATCCACATTGGAAATTCTCTCAATGACAATGGCAATGCTAATCCCAG aTGTGCTGTGATTTCCTCAATCGGAGCTGGGACCTCCGAAACCTTTGTGTGTAATGGAATGGAAGGCCGTTATATAAACATTGTGATTCCTGGAAGAAAAGAATACCTCACACTGTGTGAGGTAGAGGTGTCTGGAACAGAATCAGATGATCTCCCTGAATATAGCTGCAATTGA
- the LOC108889124 gene encoding uncharacterized protein LOC108889124 isoform X2 codes for MRTPAVAFALLIVLGQTTCSFGTNIARGGQVTQSSLYGNAVPERAIDGNHASIWSAGSCTHTQNDHKPWWRLDLLKMYKINTVTITNRKDCCHQRLNGAEIRIGNSLNDNGNANPRCAVISSIGAGTSETFVCNGMEGRYINIVIPGRKEYLTLCEVEVTGQPSGTKIANIARGGQVTQSSLYGNAVPERAIDGNHASMWSAGSCTHTQNDHKPWWRLDLLEIYKINTVTITNRKDCCHQRLDGAEIRIGNSLNDNGNANPRCAVISSIGAGTSETFVCNGMEGRYINIVIPGRKEYLTLCEVEVTGQPSGTKIANIARGGQVTQSSLYGNAVPERAIDGNHASMWSAGSCTHTQNDHKPWWRLDLLEIYKINTVTITNRKDCCHQRLDGAEIRIGNSLNDNGNANPRCAVISSIGAGTSETFVCNGMEGRYINIVIPGRKEYLTLCEVEVTGQPSGTNIANIARGGQVTQSSLYGNAVPERAIDGNHASMWSAGSCTHTQNDHKPWWRLDLLEIYKINTVTITNRKDCCHQRLDGAEIRIGNFLNDNGNANPRCAVISSIAAGTSETFVCNGMEGRYINIVIPGRKEYLTLCEVEVTGQPSGTKIANIARGGQVTQSSLYGNAVPERAIDGNHASMWSAGSCTHTQNDHKPWWRLDLLKMYKINTVTITNRKDCCHQRLDGAEIHIGNSLNDNGNANPRCAVISSIGAGTSETFVCNGMEGRYINIVIPGRKEYLTLCEVEVSGTESDDLPEYSCN; via the exons ATGAGGACTCCAGCTGTGGCCTTTGCCTTGTTGATTGTTCTAGGACAGACAACTTGCTCTTTTG GTACGAATATTGCTCGAGGTGGACAAGTGACTCAGTCCTCACTGTATGGGAATGCTGTCCCTGAAAGGGCCATTGATGGAAATCATGCCAGCATATGGTCAGCAGGATCCTGTACCCACACCCAAAATGATCACAAACCATGGTGGAGACTGGACCTTCTTAAGATGTATAAGATCAACACTGTCACCATCACCAACAGAAAAGACTGTTGCCACCAAAGGCTTAATGGAGCTGAGATCCGCATTGGAAATTCTCTCAATGACAATGGCAATGCTAATCCCAG aTGTGCTGTGATTTCCTCAATCGGAGCTGGGACCTCCGAAACCTTTGTGTGTAATGGAATGGAAGGCCGTTATATAAACATTGTGATTCCTGGAAGAAAAGAATACCTCACACTGTGTGAGGTGGAAGTTACTGGTCAGCCTTCAG GTACTAAAATTGCCAATATTGCTCGAGGTGGACAAGTGACTCAGTCCTCACTGTATGGGAATGCTGTCCCTGAAAGGGCCATTGATGGAAATCATGCCAGCATGTGGTCAGCGGGATCCTGTACCCACACCCAAAATGATCACAAACCATGGTGGAGACTGGACCTTCTTGAGATATATAAGATCAACACTGTCACCATCACCAACAGAAAAGACTGTTGCCACCAAAGGCTTGATGGAGCTGAGATCCGCATTGGAAATTCTCTCAATGACAATGGCAATGCTAATCCCAG aTGTGCTGTGATTTCCTCAATCGGAGCTGGGACCTCCGAAACCTTTGTGTGTAATGGAATGGAAGGCCGTTATATAAACATTGTGATTCCTGGAAGAAAAGAATACCTGACACTGTGTGAGGTGGAAGTTACTGGTCAGCCTTCAG GTACTAAAATTGCCAATATTGCTCGAGGTGGACAAGTGACTCAGTCCTCACTGTATGGGAATGCTGTCCCTGAAAGGGCCATTGATGGAAATCATGCCAGCATGTGGTCAGCGGGATCCTGTACCCACACCCAAAATGATCACAAACCATGGTGGAGACTGGACCTTCTTGAGATATATAAGATCAACACTGTCACCATCACCAACAGAAAAGACTGTTGCCACCAAAGGCTTGATGGAGCTGAGATCCGCATTGGAAATTCTCTCAATGACAATGGCAATGCTAATCCCAG aTGTGCTGTGATTTCCTCAATCGGAGCTGGGACCTCCGAAACCTTTGTGTGTAATGGAATGGAAGGCCGTTATATAAACATTGTGATTCCTGGAAGAAAAGAATACCTCACACTGTGTGAGGTGGAAGTTACTGGTCAGCCTTCAG GTACTAATATTGCCAATATTGCTCGAGGTGGACAAGTGACTCAGTCCTCACTGTATGGGAATGCTGTCCCCGAAAGGGCCATTGATGGAAATCATGCCAGCATGTGGTCAGCGGGATCCTGTACCCACACCCAAAATGATCACAAACCATGGTGGAGACTGGACCTTCTTGAGATATATAAGATAAACACTGTCACCATCACCAACAGAAAAGACTGTTGCCACCAAAGGCTTGATGGAGCTGAGATCCGCATTGGAAATTTTCTCAATGACAATGGCAATGCTAATCCAAG aTGTGCTGTGATTTCCTCAATCGCAGCTGGGACCTCCGAAACCTTTGTGTGTAATGGAATGGAAGGCCGTTATATAAACATTGTGATTCCTGGAAGAAAAGAATACCTGACACTGTGTGAGGTGGAAGTTACTGGTCAGCCTTCAG GTACTAAAATTGCCAATATTGCTCGAGGTGGACAAGTGACTCAGTCCTCACTGTATGGGAATGCTGTCCCTGAAAGGGCCATTGATGGAAATCATGCCAGCATGTGGTCAGCGGGATCCTGTACCCACACCCAAAATGATCACAAACCATGGTGGAGACTGGACCTTCTTAAGATGTATAAGATCAACACTGTCACCATCACCAACAGAAAAGACTGTTGCCACCAAAGGCTTGATGGAGCTGAGATCCACATTGGAAATTCTCTCAATGACAATGGCAATGCTAATCCCAG aTGTGCTGTGATTTCCTCAATCGGAGCTGGGACCTCCGAAACCTTTGTGTGTAATGGAATGGAAGGCCGTTATATAAACATTGTGATTCCTGGAAGAAAAGAATACCTCACACTGTGTGAGGTAGAGGTGTCTGGAACAGAATCAGATGATCTCCCTGAATATAGCTGCAATTGA
- the LOC108889124 gene encoding uncharacterized protein LOC108889124 isoform X10, translating to MRTPAVAFALLIVLGQTTCSFGTNIARGGQVTQSSLYGNAVPERAIDGNHASIWSAGSCTHTQNDHKPWWRLDLLKMYKINTVTITNRKDCCHQRLNGAEIRIGNSLNDNGNANPRCAVISSIGAGTSETFVCNGMEGRYINIVIPGRKEYLTLCEVEVTGQPSGTNIANIARGGQVTQSSLYGNAVPERAIDGNHASMWSAGSCTHTQNDHKPWWRLDLLEIYKINTVTITNRKDCCHQRLDGAEIRIGNSLNDNGNANPRCAVISSIGAGTSETFVCNGMEGRYINIVIPGRKEYLTLCEVEVTGQPSGTKIANIARGGQVTQSSLYGNAVPERAIDGNHASMWSAGSCTHTQNDHKPWWRLDLLEIYKINTVTITNRKDCCHQRLDGAEIRIGNSLNDNGNANPRCAVISSIGAGTSETFVCNGMEGRYINIVIPGRKEYLTLCEVEVTGQPSGTNIANIARGGQVTQSSLYGNAVPERAIDGNHASMWSAGSCTHTQNDHKPWWRLDLLEIYKINTVTITNRKDCCHQRLDGAEIRIGNFLNDNGNANPRCAVISSIAAGTSETFVCNGMEGRYINIVIPGRKEYLTLCEVEVTGQPSGTKIANIARGGQVTQSSLYGNAVPERAIDGNHASMWSAGSCTHTQNDHKPWWRLDLLKMYKINTVTITNRKDCCHQRLDGAEIHIGNSLNDNGNANPRCAVISSIGAGTSETFVCNGMEGRYINIVIPGRKEYLTLCEVEVSGTESDDLPEYSCN from the exons ATGAGGACTCCAGCTGTGGCCTTTGCCTTGTTGATTGTTCTAGGACAGACAACTTGCTCTTTTG GTACGAATATTGCTCGAGGTGGACAAGTGACTCAGTCCTCACTGTATGGGAATGCTGTCCCTGAAAGGGCCATTGATGGAAATCATGCCAGCATATGGTCAGCAGGATCCTGTACCCACACCCAAAATGATCACAAACCATGGTGGAGACTGGACCTTCTTAAGATGTATAAGATCAACACTGTCACCATCACCAACAGAAAAGACTGTTGCCACCAAAGGCTTAATGGAGCTGAGATCCGCATTGGAAATTCTCTCAATGACAATGGCAATGCTAATCCCAG aTGTGCTGTGATTTCCTCAATCGGAGCTGGGACCTCCGAAACCTTTGTGTGTAATGGAATGGAAGGCCGTTATATAAACATTGTGATTCCTGGAAGAAAAGAATACCTCACACTGTGTGAGGTGGAAGTTACTGGTCAGCCTTCAG GTACTAATATTGCCAATATTGCTCGAGGTGGACAAGTGACTCAGTCCTCACTGTATGGGAATGCTGTCCCCGAAAGGGCCATTGATGGAAATCATGCCAGCATGTGGTCAGCGGGATCCTGTACCCACACCCAAAATGATCACAAACCATGGTGGAGACTGGACCTTCTTGAGATATATAAGATCAACACTGTCACCATCACCAACAGAAAAGACTGTTGCCACCAAAGGCTTGATGGAGCTGAGATCCGCATTGGAAATTCTCTCAATGACAATGGCAATGCTAATCCAAG aTGTGCTGTGATTTCCTCAATCGGAGCTGGGACCTCTGAAACCTTTGTGTGTAATGGAATGGAAGGCCGTTATATAAACATTGTGATTCCTGGAAGAAAAGAATACCTGACATTGTGTGAGGTGGAAGTTACTGGTCAGCCTTCAG GTACTAAAATTGCCAATATTGCTCGAGGTGGACAAGTGACTCAGTCCTCACTGTATGGGAATGCTGTCCCTGAAAGGGCCATTGATGGAAATCATGCCAGCATGTGGTCAGCGGGATCCTGTACCCACACCCAAAATGATCACAAACCATGGTGGAGACTGGACCTTCTTGAGATATATAAGATCAACACTGTCACCATCACCAACAGAAAAGACTGTTGCCACCAAAGGCTTGATGGAGCTGAGATCCGCATTGGAAATTCTCTCAATGACAATGGCAATGCTAATCCCAG aTGTGCTGTGATTTCCTCAATCGGAGCTGGGACCTCCGAAACCTTTGTGTGTAATGGAATGGAAGGCCGTTATATAAACATTGTGATTCCTGGAAGAAAAGAATACCTGACACTGTGTGAGGTGGAAGTTACTGGTCAGCCTTCAG GTACTAATATTGCCAATATTGCTCGAGGTGGACAAGTGACTCAGTCCTCACTGTATGGGAATGCTGTCCCCGAAAGGGCCATTGATGGAAATCATGCCAGCATGTGGTCAGCGGGATCCTGTACCCACACCCAAAATGATCACAAACCATGGTGGAGACTGGACCTTCTTGAGATATATAAGATAAACACTGTCACCATCACCAACAGAAAAGACTGTTGCCACCAAAGGCTTGATGGAGCTGAGATCCGCATTGGAAATTTTCTCAATGACAATGGCAATGCTAATCCAAG aTGTGCTGTGATTTCCTCAATCGCAGCTGGGACCTCCGAAACCTTTGTGTGTAATGGAATGGAAGGCCGTTATATAAACATTGTGATTCCTGGAAGAAAAGAATACCTGACACTGTGTGAGGTGGAAGTTACTGGTCAGCCTTCAG GTACTAAAATTGCCAATATTGCTCGAGGTGGACAAGTGACTCAGTCCTCACTGTATGGGAATGCTGTCCCTGAAAGGGCCATTGATGGAAATCATGCCAGCATGTGGTCAGCGGGATCCTGTACCCACACCCAAAATGATCACAAACCATGGTGGAGACTGGACCTTCTTAAGATGTATAAGATCAACACTGTCACCATCACCAACAGAAAAGACTGTTGCCACCAAAGGCTTGATGGAGCTGAGATCCACATTGGAAATTCTCTCAATGACAATGGCAATGCTAATCCCAG aTGTGCTGTGATTTCCTCAATCGGAGCTGGGACCTCCGAAACCTTTGTGTGTAATGGAATGGAAGGCCGTTATATAAACATTGTGATTCCTGGAAGAAAAGAATACCTCACACTGTGTGAGGTAGAGGTGTCTGGAACAGAATCAGATGATCTCCCTGAATATAGCTGCAATTGA